The stretch of DNA GGGTGATGCCCGCCGCGTAACGCACGGCTTGATTGAGGCTCAGCACGCCGCGAATATCCATCTCGTTGCGCGTGACGACCGTGACCGATTGCGCGGTCTCGATCAGCGGCGTGTCTGTTTTGGTTGCCGAGGAGGCGATCGTGGAAGGACGACGTCCACGAATCTCTAATTTCTCAATTTGTGTGGCGCGTGTTTGAGATTTTGTGGCCGTCGGTTTTGCCTGAGAGGTGCCGACAACACGCGCCTGTCCGGATTTTCCCTTCGTATCGGCCGCGAGGGCCGTTCCACTCGTAAGAAGTGAAAGAGGGATCACGTAGATAATCCTGCTGCGCTGCATGTCGTTCCTCGGTTGTTGGCGTTTGCCGCCCAATGGCCAGAGGCACCTATCGTCATTGCGAATTAATTGCAAGCAGCATCAAAAAACATGAAAATATCGTCGCTCCGGTGTGGCTTTTGGCCCACTTGCGGCACTTGCGCGGTTCGGACGAAATTCTTGAAAAAGCTAAGTCCAACAAATGAAACGACATGCGCCGATCTCTCATGCGTTGGCGAAAGCCGCCCTATCGGCAGGCCGAATGAGAACTCTTCGTTTCGCCGATAAAATTTTTCTTGAACCCGATGGCGCTTTCCTATCAAAGCGCCGTGATAAAAAGGATTTCAGGGGGAGAAGGAAAATCACCGGCGCTCAGTCTGTCGTGTGCCGTTTGCGGCGTATCGCATTTTCCTCCTCCCGCTTTGCGCTGGCTTTCCTGCTGGCGGGAAGCGTGCTCGGCGCAGCCCCATGTTTGGCGCAAGGGCAACAAAAACAGGCACGGCCATTCGCGGTGGGGAAACATCGTGCCTCTAAGCCCAAAGCCGCATCGAAAACGCCCCGGCCTGAACTTATCGAAGTCAATGCGCGCCGGCGGGATTTCAATCATCCAGCCGCGCAGCATTTACCGGATGCGGATACGCGCCTGACGGCGGAAAGGTTGACGCAACGTGGCGTCGTCACATTGCGCGATATGGAGCGGGTTGCGCCCAATCTGACGGTGCAAAGCATCAACGGCACCGCTTCCACGAATTTCTATTTGCGCGGCGCCGGCTTCAACGATTTCACCCAAAACAATATGGGGCCGGTTCTTACTTATTTCGACGATGTGCCGTTCGCCTATTCGACCATGGCCAGCGGTTTGATGTTCGATCTGGAAGATGCGACCGTCACTCCCGGCCCGGTCGGCACGCAGCATGGCCAGTCCGACACGGGGGGAGAAATTCGCTTCCGCACCGCCGATCCGACCGATCGTTGGCATTACGGCGCCAGCCAGGACATCGCCTCCTATGCACGCAGCCGGAGCGAGGCTTATATTTCCGGCCCCCTGGCGCGTAACCTCAGCTTTCGCCTGGCCGGGCAAACGCGCCAGGGCGGGGGGTGGCAGAATAACCCGATCAATGGCGACCGTTTAGGAGACGCCGATAGCTGGGCGTTGCGCGGTAAGTTGAAATGGACGCCGGATTCTCACACCACCATACTGCTTTCCGGCCATTTCGTTCAGGATAACAGCGAGGTCGTCACCGCCGTTCCCGTCCATCGACTGATCGGCTCCGCGCCTTTGCCGAAACTCTCGCATCAACAGGCTGAATGGTCGAGCCGCCCGGAATTCGCGCAATTGATCGGGCGTAAGGAAGGCATCAAACCTAGCGAGCATAACCAGTTCTGGGGCTGGGATCTGCATTTCTCCCACGATTTCGGCTATGCGACCGTCACCTCGATCAGCGCCTTCGAGACGGAGCGCGAAGGTGAGTACACCGATCAGGACGGAACGGCCCAATCCCAGGCGGACACTTACCGCACGGTGGACGCCAACGCTTTCACCCAGGAACTGCGCCTCTCCAACTCGCGCCCGAACGATCGTTTTCAATGGGTTGTTGGCGCGTTCTATCAGCGCAGCCAAATGCAGCAGCGCTTCTTCTTCGATTATACCGATTACGTTCCAGCGCGCGGCTATCTGCAGGCGACCAATTTTGGGCTGAATCAGGAAAGCACATCCGAGTTCGGTCATGTCAGCTATCGCTTGCCGCATCACGTCACGCTTTTCGCCGGATTGCTGCATCAACTCGACGATCGCGGCATTACCGGGCTGCAATCGCAGATTTTCGGCGGCAAGACGCTCAATTTCCATGCGGAGAACACGGCGTCATCGCAGTTCGCCGGGCAAGTCGGTGTTTCGTGGCAAATCATGCCGCGCGAATTGCTGTATTACAAGATGAGCAAAGGCTTCAAACCTGGAGGCTTTACCGCCAACAACACCCAAATCCAGGCGCAACTCGACCCGTTCAAGCCGGAAACCGTGCTGACTTACGAACTCGGGTTCAAAAGCGATCCGATTCCGGATCGGCTACGGATCAACGCGGCGGCTTTCTATAACGACTATCACAACCAGCAAATTCTCGGCACGGTGCTGATCCCCAATTACGGGCCGTTGAGCGAGATCACCAATGCGCCAAAATCGGAAAGTTGGGGCTTCGAAGGCACGCTCGACATTCACCCGTTCAAGCATGTGTTCGTCACGCAGAATCTCGGCTGGCAACGCGGTAATTTCCAGGATTTCCCGACGGTGAACCGCGCCAAGACCAACGCTTACTATGCGCGGACGGGCACTTGGAAAGCGATCAACGACAATTTCGGTGGGGTCGATAATGGGCAGCCAAAATTGACGTTGAATGGCGAGGCGAACTGGCGGCAAGCCATCGCCCCCGGTTACGGCATCGAGTTCGGGCCGGATTGGTCCTATCGCGGTAGCCAAGCCATTACGCCGGGTGGAACGGGCTTTTACCGCCTGCCGCCTTACTTCCTGCTCGGCGCGCATGTAACGGTGCGGCCTTCTTCCGAGCGCTGGCAGGCGACGATCTACGCCAGCAACATCCTCAACCGCCAGTATTACGAAAGCGGCGGCCAAGCCACGACCACTTATTTCTATATTCCCGGCGCGCCACGCTTCATCGGCGGCCGCATTTCCTGCGGGTTCTGAAGCGGGCGGGCTCGGTTCAATCGAGCGGTGCTGGAGTTATCCCGCTGGGGGTTCGATCGGCCAATCCTTCTGCCCCAGCGCAGGTGGAGCGATGCGCGCCATAATGGCGGCGAACGCCAGTGCGCCGATCGGCGGAACCCACATCCACCATGTTGTATGTCGTGCTTCGATCAGCCAATCCAGATAGAACTGCACCAACATCATGATGCCGCCGAATGATAGCAGCATGATTAATCCCGGCCGATCCGATTTACGAAAAAGCAAAGCAATGCTCGGCAGATAACTGGCCCCCACCAAGATCGCGGCGCATGCCAGGCCTTCCGCTAACGCCAGCCCGGCATGAGCCTGGCCGACACGCCACATCATCACGCCGAAAAATACTCCCAGAATGACCGCTGCTTGCATCGTCCGCAGCCCATGCGCCCTAAAGACCGCATAGGAAAAATCCGTCCGGCCGCCGAACGGACCGAGTGAAAGGAGGAAGGGCCAGTCCTGGCGCGAGCGCATCCAGCCGACAAGTCCCAACGCATTCAGGATAACGGTCTGCACCGAGGCCGAGCGCATGGCGTGTTTGAGCATGTCCCAACTTGGCCGCTTCATTTCCGACAAGCATACGGCCAGCATCATGAATAACCTGAACGCAGCCGCCATTAATATAATTTGCAACCCCAGCCCCAGGGGCGCGCCTGTCGAGAAACTGTTCGGCAATGGCACGCGTCGCAACCATGACGGCTGCCACATGACCATTTGCACAATGCTCATGACCCATCGTGACGGCGTGCGGCTCTTTCGGGCGCGGCGTGCCTTTACGGGTGTTTCGTTCGCCATGGCATAGGAGCGGAAACGATATTCCTGCAATGCCATCGGTATCGTTACCAATAAGATTGCCGTCGCCACATACCAGGGTGCGGAGAGCAACCGGCTTTGCATCGAAGGCGCTAGGAGCACGATGAACGCGCCGAGATTGAGCACCAAACGCGGCACCCGCATCCGCGTCCGCATATTTCTAGGCCCGACCCGGTCCGAACCCGACCAGATCACCACATTGATGGATTCCAGCGCCATGACGTTCAGCAGCGGCGCGCCCAGCGATAGAATCGGCAATGCCAGCACCACGAACAGCAACGGCAGTACGATATGCACCGCCCCGTATTCGGCGGCCTGTAGGCGCGGGAGCATGAATGTCGCAGGTGAACGGACCTGCCGCCAATAATGGGTGCTGAGCGCCGTAAACCACGCTTGAAGCGAAAGCCACCAGAACGTCGCCAGTAAGCCGGGCATGGTGTAGCGTCCGTCATGCCAGAAATTCCGGCCCCAGTAAGTGTAGTCCATCCCAGCACAAAGCAGCAGATACACAACACCGGCATAGACGGTGACATTTTCACGGAAAAAGACTGGCGAGACGTAAAGGCGGAGCGCCTTCGAAATGTCTCTCATCGTGTCAGCGCCAGGAATAGACGCTCTACATCTCCCGGCAGCACGGGCGAGCCAGCATCTTCCAGATCCTCACGCCAACCGCGCACCCACACCGCGCCGTCATAATCTTCCGCGAGGATCTCCAGCCCCAGCGCCGCATCCGGTGGCCCAGCCAGGCGTCGTACGCTGCCTGCCACTTCGCGCGCGCCGATATCCAGAACTAACTGCCCTTTCCGCACCATCAGGAAGCGGTCACAGATATCTTCGAGATCGGAAATGATATGGGAGGAAATCAGAACGCTTGCGCCACTGCGCCGCACATATTCGGGCAAAAGCCGCATGAAATCGTGTCGCGCTTGTGGATCGAGGCTCGCCACCGGCTCGTCCAGAACCACCAGTTCGGGCGAAAACCGCAAGGCTAGGATGATCGCCAGCCGTTGCCGCTCTCCGCCCGAGAGCGTCTTCACGCGCGCCTGCGGATCGAGCTTGGCCCAGGCGGCCCAACTCGTATCTTCGACATCCTCCGGCCGTCCGCGATACTGCGCGAGGTAATTCATCAATTCGCCGACGCGGAACCATGTCAGCCCCGTCATCGTCTGCGGCACAAACCCCACGCGCGCCCTGGTTTCCGGGCGCAACGCCGTCATATCCTCGCCCCAGAGCCGAACCGTTCCCTCGTCCGCGCTCAAAAGCCCGAGAATACATCCGATCAGGGTTGTCTTTCCTGCGCCGTTCGGTCCAAGCAGGGCCGTGATCTCGCCCGGTTGTAGGACAAACGAGATACGATCTAGAATACGCCGACCATCTAGAATTTTCACCAGATGCGTCACGCTGACAGGTGCGTTCATGAACTCTCAGACCCCTCGGGAAGAGAGAGAGTATCATAATGTTACAGAAGGAAAGTCAATTCGCGAAAATCGCTACAGAAAGCGAAATTTCAGGCGTGTCCGACCACGTCAGGCAGCGTTAGCGGATCCATATTGATCGTCGCCAAGGCGCGCCGCCATTTCGGCGCGTAGTCGTGCCCGAAAATCAGCGCGTCGTTCGCAGGCGCGCTCAGCCACGCATTGCCGCGCACGATCTCCTCCTCGAGTTGCCCGGCTTCCCATGCGGCATGGCCGAGCGCCAGAAGCGCATGTTTGGGGCCATCCCCGGCGGCGATCTCGCGCAGAACATCCAGGCTCGCCGTTAGGCAGACATGATCGTCAACGCGCAGGCTGCTTTCGCTGTTCCAGTCGGATGAATGAAGCACGAAACCACGCGTAGGATCGACAGGGCCGCCCGCGCACAGATTGATCCGGCGTTGGGGCGGGTTGGGCTCGATGTTCAACTGTTCGAGCAAATCATCCAGGTTCGGCTGTGAAACGCGACGGTTCACGACCAAGCCCATGGCACCGTCCTCCAAGGAGTGGGCGCAGATATAAACGACGCTCTGGGCAAAATCCGACTCCGAGAGCGAAGGGCTTGCGATCAGCAATTGCCCGGTCAGATCGGATGGAGGAGCGGAGAGAGAGGAAGGCATGATGCCGATGTCGGAAATTGCGAGGGAATTTGCAAGCCTGAGTTACGATCGGCAATGATACAAACGCAAAAGACCCCGAAGCGTAATATTCAAGATACGCAAAATTTCTCGATTAAGGAGATCGACGATGCCGACAGTTCTCGTAACCGGCGCAACTTCCGGTTTTGGCCACGCTATCGCGACACGCCTGATCCGAGATGGGCATCGCGTTATCGCCACAGGTCGGCGGCGCGAACGCCTGCAGGAACTGGCCTCGAATTTAGGCAAAAATCTTCTACCTTTTCCGCTGGATGTAACCGATTCCAAAGCAGTTGCGGCACTTCCCAACAGCCTGCCCGCCGAATGGCGCGAGGTGGATGTGTTGGTCAACAATGCCGGTTTGGCGCTCGGCGTCGCCAAGGCGCAAGACGCTTCGGTGTCGGATTGGCAAACCATGATCCAGACGAATGCAACGGGTCTGGTGGAAGTCACTCATGCTTTGCTGCCCGGCATGATCGAACGCAATCGCGGTTATATCATCTCCATCGGCAGCACGGCGGGAACCTACCCCTATGTCGGCGGAAATGTGTATGGCGCGACGAAAGCCTTCGTTGAACAGTTCATGCGCAATTTGCGGACCGATTTGCTGGGAACGAAGCTACGGGCCTCCAACATCGAGCCCGGTCTATGCGGCGGTTCCGAATTCAGCAATGTGCGCCTGAAGGACGACCAGAAAGCCGCAGATGTCTATAAAAATACGACGCCGCTGAATTCGGAAGATATTGCGGAAACCATCTCCTGGCTCCTGAGCCTTCCGCCGCATGTCAATATCAACTCTATCGAGATGATGCCGGTATGTCAGGCAGCAGGCGGTCTCGCGGTGGATCGTACAATTGGCTGATATGAAAGAAATCGCTCCCGCCGATCTGTCGAAGCGCTTCCGGGTCGAGGATGGAGAGGAGTTTCGCCTTTCTTCCATCGATCCTGGGGATCGTTGCGGCCTGAACAAAGCTGAGGCCAAGGCCATTTTGCGTGCGCGGCGCGAACATCTGGCGGCCTTGCAGGAACGCTTGGCGGCGGACAAATCCCGCAGCGTGCTCGTGGTGCTGCAAGGCATGGATGCGGCGGGTAAGGACAGTATGATCCGCCACGTCATGAGCGGCATGAACCCGCAAGGTGTGAAGGTGACCTCCTTCAAAACGCCGAGCGAAATCGAGCGCGAGCATGATTTTCTCTGGCGCGTTCACGCGGCCGTTCCCAATAGGGGGCAAGTGGGCGTGTTCAATCGCAGCCATTATGAAGATGTGCTGATCTCGCGCGTCCATGCGGACAAGCTCGATGCCAATGGTTTGGAAGGCGATCCGAAAGGCAGCCAATTCTGGGAGGACCGCCTAAAGGATATTCGTCATTTCGAGTCCTATCTGGCGCGGCAGGGCATGGCGATCGTCAAGATTTTTCTTTATCTCTCTCCCGATCGTCAGCGCCAGCGCCTGCTTCGCCGCTTGCAACGTCCGGAAAAGCGTTGGAAGTTCGATAGAAGCGATATTTTAGAACGCCAGTTCTGGCCTTCCTATCAACGCGCTTACGAGGAGGCCATTCGCACCACGGCCCAGCCGGAGGCACCGTGGTTCGTGGTGCCGTCCGACCATAAATGGCTTTCGCGAATCGTCGTGATGGAAACGCTGATCGAAACGCTTGAGGCGCTGAATCCGGAACCGCCGCCGCCATCTCCCGCCGTTTTGCGTAATCTGGAGAATCTGGAGGCGGAATTACGGTCCAGCGAAGTGCCGGCTTCCTAACCCGGATCAGCCTTTGCGGGCGTCGCGGATATGGTTCTGCATATCCGCCATCGTCATGGCGCCGGGTGCGATGGATGCCGTACCGAAAATGAAAGTCGGCGTGCCATCCAGCCCGATGCCGCGTGCTTGCGCCAAATTCTCGTTGATCTGTGCGGAAACGGCTGATGAGTGTAGATCGGCTTCCAGCTTCTCGGCGTTGAGGCCGTTAGCGCTGGCCAGTTGCTTGATGCGCTCGATGGTGGGCGGCGTCGTGTCCTGCATCAGGGCGCGCTTCATCTTGTCGTAGCCGCCTTGCATGGCAGCCGCCAGAATCGCCTGCGAATCCAGAACGCTCTTATCGCTCAGAACGGGAATGATCTTCTCGACGAGCCGCAGCTTCGGATCGGAAGCTACCAGTTTATCGATAACCGGCACCAGGCTGCGGCAATAGCCGCATCGCGGATCGAGGAACTCGACAACCGTTACATCGCCATTGGGATTACCGCGAACGGCATAAGCAGGCGCGTTCTGGATCGCCGCATGGTTCTGCCGCACATATTTAAGCGCGTCGGTTTCCGCTTTCGCCTGAGCGCCCTGGCGCAAGGCTAGGATGGCGTCGCTTAGGATGCTGGGGTCGCTCTTGAGCGCTTGCCGCATGATATCGACGATCTCTTGGCGTTGCTGCGGCGTAAAGGCGGGAGCCGTTTCAGCTTGGGCGGAGACGGCTGAAATGGCGCTCACGCCGAGGGCGAGAAAGGCTCCGGCGAACCGGGCACGAAAAAGGCGGGGCACGGCGACAGCTCCAAAAAAAGATGTAGAATCATGGGACCCTTAAGCCAAACGACCTTATTGCGCAAAGCAACAATAAGGTTGCGATGTTGCTCAGGGGGCGGATCACGGTTAGATGCGTACTTGAAGTGGAACAAAAACGGCGACGTTCTTCGGACGCCGCCATAAACTCGCAAGAGGTTTAACCGCCGTGGAGAAACCGCAAGTGGCGCATCGTGGATCGTACCCATCCTGTCGCTCCCTCGGCGAAAACGCCTGGGGATCGCAGCTGAAAAAGGCGCTCTCCGGTGCGTTAGCCTTGTCTTTGGCCGGATGTTCGGGCGTCTCGGATCTGGGGCAGGAACTGTTCGGCAATTCCCGTGCGCAGCCCGTCGTCAGCGGCTATATCGGCGCGGTGGTGGCGGATGAGCCGCAAGCCGCGTTGATCGGGCGCGACGTGCTGGCGCATGGCGGCAATGCGGCGGACGCCGCTGCGGCGGTCGGTATGGCTCTGGCTGTTACGCTGCCTTCGCGCGCGTCTCTGGGTGGTGGTGGCGCGTGTTTGGCCTCGCGGGCGCATCAAGCGCCGCAAGCGTTCCTCTTCCTTCCCGCTGCATCGCAGAATGCCGCCGCAAGCCGCCCCGCCGCACTTCCGATGACGCCGCGTGGCCTGTTTACGATGCAACTGCGTTATGGCAGCGTCGAATTCTCCGATACGCTCAAGCCCGCCATCCGTCTGGCGCGCTATGGCACGACCGTCAGCCGGGCGCTCGGAACCGACCTCGCCGCCGTGGAATCGGCGCTTCTGGCGGACGATTCCGCGCGCACAACCTTTACGAAAGCGGATGGCGGCATCTTAAAGGATGGCGATACGCTCTCGCAGCCGCGCCTGGCCAACTTCCTCGAACGTCTGAGCAATGTTGGCGTCGGCGATCTTTATAACGGCGCGTTGGGTT from Kozakia baliensis encodes:
- a CDS encoding ABC transporter ATP-binding protein, which encodes MNAPVSVTHLVKILDGRRILDRISFVLQPGEITALLGPNGAGKTTLIGCILGLLSADEGTVRLWGEDMTALRPETRARVGFVPQTMTGLTWFRVGELMNYLAQYRGRPEDVEDTSWAAWAKLDPQARVKTLSGGERQRLAIILALRFSPELVVLDEPVASLDPQARHDFMRLLPEYVRRSGASVLISSHIISDLEDICDRFLMVRKGQLVLDIGAREVAGSVRRLAGPPDAALGLEILAEDYDGAVWVRGWREDLEDAGSPVLPGDVERLFLALTR
- a CDS encoding SDR family NAD(P)-dependent oxidoreductase; protein product: MPTVLVTGATSGFGHAIATRLIRDGHRVIATGRRRERLQELASNLGKNLLPFPLDVTDSKAVAALPNSLPAEWREVDVLVNNAGLALGVAKAQDASVSDWQTMIQTNATGLVEVTHALLPGMIERNRGYIISIGSTAGTYPYVGGNVYGATKAFVEQFMRNLRTDLLGTKLRASNIEPGLCGGSEFSNVRLKDDQKAADVYKNTTPLNSEDIAETISWLLSLPPHVNINSIEMMPVCQAAGGLAVDRTIG
- a CDS encoding gamma-glutamyltransferase, whose product is MEKPQVAHRGSYPSCRSLGENAWGSQLKKALSGALALSLAGCSGVSDLGQELFGNSRAQPVVSGYIGAVVADEPQAALIGRDVLAHGGNAADAAAAVGMALAVTLPSRASLGGGGACLASRAHQAPQAFLFLPAASQNAAASRPAALPMTPRGLFTMQLRYGSVEFSDTLKPAIRLARYGTTVSRALGTDLAAVESALLADDSARTTFTKADGGILKDGDTLSQPRLANFLERLSNVGVGDLYNGALGSIFVEGANSAGGGLDTAALRAAIPAQSPALQVTSGNSISYFLPPPADGGYGAASVMRNGGSAQGAVAAWRAQHHETTANAATLAAAAQEVLDSGTTGSGTLPALPASTAFVVTDNHGGAVACALTNNNLFGTGRIAEGTGVLLAASPQTMPTPLLSAAIVQSRGVLRGALASSGQNDAADALAAATRAVVQGTTIPHEGSGRVNSAFCRGEQCSGDTDPRGGGLATGTNN
- a CDS encoding PPK2 family polyphosphate kinase, giving the protein MKEIAPADLSKRFRVEDGEEFRLSSIDPGDRCGLNKAEAKAILRARREHLAALQERLAADKSRSVLVVLQGMDAAGKDSMIRHVMSGMNPQGVKVTSFKTPSEIEREHDFLWRVHAAVPNRGQVGVFNRSHYEDVLISRVHADKLDANGLEGDPKGSQFWEDRLKDIRHFESYLARQGMAIVKIFLYLSPDRQRQRLLRRLQRPEKRWKFDRSDILERQFWPSYQRAYEEAIRTTAQPEAPWFVVPSDHKWLSRIVVMETLIETLEALNPEPPPPSPAVLRNLENLEAELRSSEVPAS
- a CDS encoding DsbA family protein, with protein sequence MPRLFRARFAGAFLALGVSAISAVSAQAETAPAFTPQQRQEIVDIMRQALKSDPSILSDAILALRQGAQAKAETDALKYVRQNHAAIQNAPAYAVRGNPNGDVTVVEFLDPRCGYCRSLVPVIDKLVASDPKLRLVEKIIPVLSDKSVLDSQAILAAAMQGGYDKMKRALMQDTTPPTIERIKQLASANGLNAEKLEADLHSSAVSAQINENLAQARGIGLDGTPTFIFGTASIAPGAMTMADMQNHIRDARKG
- a CDS encoding TonB-dependent receptor: MCRLRRIAFSSSRFALAFLLAGSVLGAAPCLAQGQQKQARPFAVGKHRASKPKAASKTPRPELIEVNARRRDFNHPAAQHLPDADTRLTAERLTQRGVVTLRDMERVAPNLTVQSINGTASTNFYLRGAGFNDFTQNNMGPVLTYFDDVPFAYSTMASGLMFDLEDATVTPGPVGTQHGQSDTGGEIRFRTADPTDRWHYGASQDIASYARSRSEAYISGPLARNLSFRLAGQTRQGGGWQNNPINGDRLGDADSWALRGKLKWTPDSHTTILLSGHFVQDNSEVVTAVPVHRLIGSAPLPKLSHQQAEWSSRPEFAQLIGRKEGIKPSEHNQFWGWDLHFSHDFGYATVTSISAFETEREGEYTDQDGTAQSQADTYRTVDANAFTQELRLSNSRPNDRFQWVVGAFYQRSQMQQRFFFDYTDYVPARGYLQATNFGLNQESTSEFGHVSYRLPHHVTLFAGLLHQLDDRGITGLQSQIFGGKTLNFHAENTASSQFAGQVGVSWQIMPRELLYYKMSKGFKPGGFTANNTQIQAQLDPFKPETVLTYELGFKSDPIPDRLRINAAAFYNDYHNQQILGTVLIPNYGPLSEITNAPKSESWGFEGTLDIHPFKHVFVTQNLGWQRGNFQDFPTVNRAKTNAYYARTGTWKAINDNFGGVDNGQPKLTLNGEANWRQAIAPGYGIEFGPDWSYRGSQAITPGGTGFYRLPPYFLLGAHVTVRPSSERWQATIYASNILNRQYYESGGQATTTYFYIPGAPRFIGGRISCGF
- a CDS encoding YqgE/AlgH family protein, which translates into the protein MPSSLSAPPSDLTGQLLIASPSLSESDFAQSVVYICAHSLEDGAMGLVVNRRVSQPNLDDLLEQLNIEPNPPQRRINLCAGGPVDPTRGFVLHSSDWNSESSLRVDDHVCLTASLDVLREIAAGDGPKHALLALGHAAWEAGQLEEEIVRGNAWLSAPANDALIFGHDYAPKWRRALATINMDPLTLPDVVGHA